One stretch of Podospora bellae-mahoneyi strain CBS 112042 chromosome 2, whole genome shotgun sequence DNA includes these proteins:
- the GPI11 gene encoding Glycosylphosphatidylinositol (GPI) anchor assembly protein (EggNog:ENOG503P38D; COG:M; COG:O) codes for MPLVDRVTMASAVSKKGSASQTVTVESSASPTAETYNLLPVSINQTPLAQTLRHAQPLLLSGVLTFGFSWLVKDPVAAMSSTTLPLTAALQAVYAIICLPVAGRGGNDTAKKAKPRPGEKTSKKRAKEGGNNAYVLAALSLFITALVTPFIYASMVLFGAPFLTHGSHTLLCAAHLSLLGLFPLFYVHGVDASAWAAVGGFRAPLDETFGGLAGALVGAWLGAVPIPLDWDRDWQRWPVTILVGIYGGYVLGKVIGGTTAWGKKF; via the exons ATGCCTTTGGTAGACCGTGTAACCATGGCTTCGGCAGTCAGCAAGAAGGGCTCTGCGTCCCAAACCGTCACGGTCGAATCGAGTGCTTCACCTACAGCCGAGACGTATAACCTCCTCCCGGTGTCCATCAACCAGACGCCGCTCGCCCAGACCCTCCGCCATGCTCAACCTCTGTTGTTGTCGGGCGTCCTCACCTTTGGGTTCTCCTGGCTGGTCAAGGATCCAGTAGCGGCCATGTCCTCGACCACGTTGCCATTGACGGCCGCGCTGCAGGCTGTCTATGCCATTATCTGCCTTCCTGTCGCTGGGCGTGGAGGGAATGATAcggcgaagaaggccaaACCAAGACcgggggagaagacgagcaagaagagggcgaaggaggggggaaacAATGCCTATGTG CTCGCCGCCCTCTCGCTCTTTATCACTGCTCTTGTTACTCCGTTCATCTACGCCTCCATGGTTCTTTTCGGTGCGCCTTTCCTCACCCACGGGTCTCATACGCTTCTCTGCGCCGCCCACTTGTCTCTGCTGGGACTCTTCCCGCTCTTCTACGTACATGGTGTCGATGCTAGTGCttgggctgctgttggtggtttCCGCGCGCCGTTGGACGAAACGTTCGGAGGTCTTGCGGGTGCGCTTGTTGGTGCTTGGCTGGGCGCTGTCCCCATTCCTCTGGACTGGGACAGAGATTGGCAGAGATGGCCAGTAACTATCCTGGTTGGCATCTATGGTGGATATGTGCTGGGCAAGGTCATTGGTGGTACAACAGCTTGGGGAAAGAAGTTCTGA
- a CDS encoding hypothetical protein (EggNog:ENOG503Q3KM; COG:C), which produces MTKLPTPVLPATPPNPELPLQPVPSTSPQQQQQQASAKHYKGFVAGVFSGIAKLAVGHPFDTIKVRLQTSSSTRFSGPLACLTSTIRNEGIFGLYKGATPPLVGWMFMDSIMLGSLTFYRRLISTNFFPSYHPPNDPFLPPAVIPLPTYAHGLAGILSGCTVSFVAAPVEHIKARLQTQYSSSKSDRLYTGPIDALRKIYKYHGIRGIYHGLGATLIFRGCFFFWWGSYDVFSRWMRNNTSWSAPVINFWAGGLSAQVFWVMSYPSDVVKQRIMTDPLGGGLGDGERRFRRWREAARAVYKENGPKGYWRGFLPCFLRAFPANAMALVAFEGVMRALPE; this is translated from the exons ATGACCAAACTACCCACCCCGGTGCtcccagcaacccctccgAACCCGGAGTTACCACTCCAACCCgtcccatcaacatcaccacaacaacaacaacaacaagcctCAGCAAAACACTACAAAGGCTTCGTCGCAGGTGTCTTTTCCGGGATCGCCAAGCTAGCCG tCGGCCACCCCTTCGACACAATCAAAGTCCGCCTCcaaacctcttcttccacccgcTTCTCCGGCCCCCTGGCAtgcctcacctccaccatccgcAACGAAGGTATCTTCGGCCTCTACAAAGGCGCCACGCCCCCTTTAGTAGGATGGATGTTCATGGACTCCATCATGCTCGGCTCCCTAACCTTCTACCGTCGCCTCATCTCCACCAATTTCTTCCCCTCCTACCACCCGCCAAACGACCCTTTTCTCCCCCCCGCAGTAATCCCCCTGCCAACCTACGCCCACGGCCTAGCGGGTATCCTCTCCGGCTGCACTGTCTCCTTCGTCGCCGCCCCCGTAGAGCACATCAAAGCCCGTCTCCAAACACaatactcctcctccaagtctGACCGCTTATACACCGGGCCAATCGACGCCCTACGTAAAATCTACAAATACCACGGTATAAGGGGGATATACCACGGTCTGGGGGCTACTCTCATCTTCCGAGggtgcttcttcttttggtgggggagttATGACGTTTTTAGCCGGTGGATGAGGAATAACACTTCTTGGTCTGCGCCGGTGATCAATTTCTGGGCGGGGGGTTTGTCGGCGCAGGTCTTTTGGGTCATGAGTTACCCGAGTGATGTGGTGAAGCAGAGGATCATGACGGACCCGTTGGGAGGcgggttgggggatggggagaggaggtttaggaggtggagggaggctGCGAGAGCGGTTTATAAAGAGAATGGGCCCAAGGGGTAttggagggggtttttgCCTTGTTTCTTGAGGGCTTTCCCTGCTAATGCGATGGCGTTGGTGGCGTTTGAGGGGGTTATGAGGGCGCTGCCGGAATAG
- the rpl22 gene encoding 60S ribosomal protein L22 (COG:J; EggNog:ENOG503P2WB): MAPIAKKSSKGKGPKVTKKFVINASQPASDKIFDVSAFEKFLNERIKVEGRVGNLGETIKISQIGDGKIEIIAHNELSGRYLKYLTKKFLKKMQLRDWLRVVSTSKGVYELKFFNVVNDAEEEDDE; encoded by the exons ATGGCTCCCATCGCT AAGAAGTCctccaagggcaagggcccCAAGGTCACCAAGAAGTTCGTCATCAACGCTTCCCAGCCCGCCTCGGACAAGATCTTCGACGTTTCCGCTTTTGAGAAGTTCTTGAACGAGAGGATCAAGGTCGAGGGCCGTGTTGGCAACCTCGGCGAGACCATCAAGATCTCCCAGATTGGCGATGGCAAGATTGAGATCATTGCCCACAATGAGCTTTCTGGCCGTTACCTCAAGTACTT GACCAAAAAGTTCCTTAAGAAGATGCAGCTTCGTGACTGGCTCCGCGTCGTCTCCACCTCTAAGGGAGTGTACGAGCTCAAGTTCTTCAACGTCGTCAACGacgctgaggaggaggatgacgagtaA
- a CDS encoding hypothetical protein (EggNog:ENOG503NUR6; COG:G; COG:O; COG:T) codes for MLPLVQMHPMVQPQLDLLGPHQPHVKHDLEYVSHHQRPQFARPSPSLHNTDSTPRAFAIRSAQPAPALHRITTSFIRSHAHDHSSEHSLRRKTPSGTIDNGYDGSVAHLASGPPPLKHMILPASSRIFPTAVSQRTSGLTGVGYHRSTLSGSSWPYQAPNPTGRLDAGMEPLSSPPVTPVGWGMGSTNMITNPAAPEQTNFLQPIPQQSYNSVPSLQPLLGPGYHQPLNQTVYSPGGYQQPQQPQQSMVWRNGGLGDYRTPIPLANGYTPQNAVVDSAFMPSQSTIHGMPNAPGLGQPHPFRLPLSSYPLDDGYGRHAQAHMAHHGAAHQGHESLAQLAGHIAQGGSGGDVASRARFKELALQQAHKTYNDLLLYLGNAKKAHHSRTGSLSRTSSKMVVYPKPSIAPLASGTKVRPSPALSEPTVSYAQHMAQKQAAARSMAMGGQGMIVGGFNQARNLYSTGLQQRPYFETGSPLHNAKNSLEMLTNLCEQSGWKWVDGMLLGGCLHYGLERYEDALEWFKRIVSMDASHVEAISNIAATLYCMNRQDEAEREWSKAIKLRPSYLEAVEHLVGLLCSNHRSQEAVNIIEYIQKSLRMSGTNGTVHEVNETASEADTASTATMRELSPDNFVLDDLNNDSPTQHFARPADNSHVPGFGSSGYAIAGTENGRMILLIHAKGNMLYSLKNIEQASDAFEEAVLISAGRQVQGVRSLIRRIQTVLAPRDMHSGQLRGAVQANLSAPLLLSPDRAKLTAQRVFASHGGLLPGLQYVPEGTHKKSVVVTTSNSLLSLAKIFQDTMSNGGPNTGMVRQPAGVGDILALYYLSLSLQESPSTANNVGILLASVQQTSTQVHSGPPMDLGNLPAIPGIVPGSGLSLALAYYYYGLTLDPKHVHLHTNLGSLLKDIGQLDLAIQMYEQAVQCDGSFDIALTNLANAVKDRGRISDAIGYYKRAVSANPDFAEAVCGLSTALNSVCDWKGRGGVLLAGGKFDRWHVDEQGMLQDVKSQDQGSGLMKRVVDIVGRQLKESSTWGVGALQDQTIVQLVAQLRDAGAGITDRGLDVETELRKWAGRSWEGSRILRLIERSTRAAMRCWYVDKHVKGVKSSAGYRRPRPPASLSIPSAPTVLPFHTFTCPLTAKDIRMISQRNALRISCSTLRSPWVPATVYEPPEPPAPYFKVGYVSSDFNNHPLAHLMQSVFGFHNPNKVKAYCYATTASDKSIHRQQIEREAPVFRDVSTWPSDRLVEQIVADGIHILVNLNGYTRGARNEIFAARPAPIQMSFMGFAGTLGAEWCDYLLADTTAIPPSTLRPHRNNLNLGDVFRDEAYTESEDWIYSENIIFARDTFFCCDHAQSADGHNERHMSWEDDQKRRWRMRKELFPKLPDDAIILGNFNQLYKIDPTTFRTWLRILASCPKAHLWLLRFPELGETHLRRTAKDWAGEAVASRIHFTDVAPKQQHISRARVCDLFLDTPECNAHTTAADILWSSTPLLTLPRYEYKMCSRMAASILKGALPKSEEGERAAKELIAEDEKQYEEFAVGLVNRMGYQLVMGQDGEVYGRGEGRLAEMRRLLWESKWGCALFDTRRWVRDLEEAYGRAWSDWVNGRGGDIYL; via the exons ATGTTACCTCTTGTCCAAATGCACCCGATGGTGCAACCACAGCTCGACTTACTCGGGCCCCATCAACCGCACGTAAAACATGACCTGGAGTACGTGTCGCATCACCAAAGACCACAGTTCGCGcgaccctccccctcgctcCACAACACAGACTCAACGCCCCGGGCCTTCGCCATCCGCAGcgcccagccagccccgGCGTTGCACCGCATCACCACCTCGTTCATCCGATCACATGCCCACGACCACAGTTCGGAACACTCACTTAGACGCAAGACACCAAGCGGCACCATCGACAATGGGTACGATGGTTCGGTTGCCCACCTGGCCTCCGGACCCCCACCATTGAAGCACATGATCTTGCCTGCCTCGTCAAGAATATTTCCGACTGCTGTGTCTCAGAGAACATCAGGGCTAACTGGGGTTGGCTACCATAGGTCAACACTCTCTGGATCATCATGGCCATATCAGGCACCGAATCCGACTGGGAGGCTCGATGCTGGGATGGAACCATTAAGTAGCCCACCTGTGACGCCTGTAGGCTGGGGTATGGGAAGTACAAATATGATAACGAATCCGGCCGCGCCAGAACAGACAAACTTTCTGCAACCAATACCCCAACAAAGTTACAACTCTGTGCCCAGCTTGCAGCCATTGTTAGGGCCAGGATACCACCAGCCGTTGAATCAAACAGTCTACAGCCCGGGTGGCTACCAACAACCGCAGCAACCACAGCAGTCGATGGTGTGGAGGAATGGTGGGCTAGGAGATTATCGAACACCAATACCCCTAGCCAATGGCTACACACCACAAAATGCTGTCGTTGATAGTGCGTTTATGCCCTCGCAGTCGACCATACATGGCATGCCAAACGCACCAGGACTGGGCCAACCACACCCATTCCGCTTGCCATTGTCAAGCTACCCTCTTGACGATGGGTACGGTCGTCATGCTCAGGCACACATGGCGCACCATGGGGCTGCTCATCAGGGTCATGAATCTCTGGCACAACTAGCTGGACATATTGCCCAAGGGGGCAGTGGCGGAGATGTTGCCTCGAGAGCAAGGTTCAAAGAGCTGGCCCTGCAGCAAGCACATAAAACATACAATGATCTGCTACTTTATCTAGGCAATGCGAAGAAAGCACACCACAGCCGGACCGGATCTTTATCAAGAACGTCATCGAAGATGGTGGTATACCCGAAACCCTCAATAGCACCGTTGGCGAGCGGAACCAAAGTACGACCATCGCCAGCCCTCTCCGAACCAACAGTCAGCTATGCACAGCACATGGCACAGAAGCAGGCGGCAGCTAGGAGTATGGCAATGGGAGGGCAAGGAATGATTGTTGGAGGCTTCAACCAAGCGAGGAATCTATATTCAACGGGGCTTCAACAACGGCCATACTTTGAGACCGGATCACCACTTCACAATGCGAAAAATTCACTCGAGATGCTCACCAACCTATGTGAGCAAAGTGGATGGAAATGGGTGGATGGTATGCTGTTGGGAGGATGTCTCCACTATGGCCTTGAGCGTTATGAAGATGCTCTGGAGTGGTTCAAGCGCATCGTGAGCATGGATGCTAG CCACGTCGAGGCTATTTCAAATATTGCTGCGACATTGTACTGCATGAACAGGCAGGATGAAGCTGAACGGGAATGGTCTAAAGCGATCAAGCTAAGGCCAAGTTACCTGGAAGCAGTGGAACATTTGGTTGGCTTGCTGTGCTCGAATCATAGGAGTCAGGAGGCAGTCAACATTATCGAGTACATTCAGAAATCATTGAGGATGTCTGGAACAAACGGAACCGTACATGAAGTTAACGAGACGGCGAGCGAGGCCGACACGGCGTCGACTGCCACGATGCGAGAATTGAGCCCCGACAACTTTGTGCTAGACGACCTCAACAACGACAGCCCGACCCAGCATTTTGCCCGACCTGCAGACAATAGCCACGTTCCAGGTTTTGGGTCAAGCGGATATGCGATAGCCGGGACCGAGAATGGACGGATGATCCTGCTGATACACGCCAAAGGAAACATGCTGTACTCGTTGAAAAATATCGAACAAGCCTCGGATGCttttgaggaggcggtgctCATCAGCGCTGGAAGACAGGTTCAAGGGGTGCGATCGCTTATCAGAAGGATCCAAACCGTCCTAGCACCGAGGGATATGCATTCAGGGCAGCTTAGGGGTGCTGTTCAGGCGAACCTGTCCGCGCCGTTGCTTCTGTCGCCAGACAGGGCCAAGCTTACCGCACAGCGGGTATTTGCTTCGCACGGAGGACTCTTGCCGGGACTACAATATGTTCCCGAAGGTACTCACAAGAAATCCGTGGTTGTCACAACGAGCAATTCATTGTTGTCGCTAGCCAAGATCTTCCAGGACACCATGTCGAATGGTGGGCCAAACACCGGTATGGTCAGACAGCCTGCTGGAGTGGGCGATATTCTGGCGCTCTATTACCTGTCCTTGTCATTGCAGGAAAGTCCGTCAACAGCAAACAACGTCGGCATCTTGCTCGCTAGTGTTCAGCAGACGTCTACCCAAGTTCACTCTGGGCCGCCTATGGACTTGGGGAATCTTCCCGCTATCCCTGGGATCGTACCAGGCAGCGGCTTATCGCTCGCCCTGGCTTACTATTATTATGGCCTTACCCTGGACCCAAAGCATGTGCACCTGCATACCAACCTGGGCAGCTTGCTCAAAGATATCGGACAGCTGGATCTTGCTATTCAGATGTATGAGCAGGCTGTGCAGTGCGATGGAAGCTTCGATATTGCATTGACCAACTTGGCCAATGCTGTCAAGGATAGAGGCAGAATCAGTGATGCCATCGGGTATTACAAGCGAGCTGTATCGGCGAATCCCGATTTTGCTGAGGCTGTTTGTGGGCTGTCCACTGCGCTCAACTCGGTTTGCGACTGGAAgggtcgtggtggtgttcTGCTGGCAGGTGGCAAGTTTGACCGCTGGCATGTTGACGAGCAAGGGATGCTTCAGGATGTGAAGTCACAAGACCAAGGCAGTGGGCTGATGAAACGTGTGGTTGACATTGTCGGGCGGCAGCTGAAGGAGTCCAGCACTTGGGGTGTTGGCGCCTTACAAGATCAGACGATTGTGCAGCTGGTGGCGCAGTTAAGGGATGCCGGAGCTGGGATCACCGACCGAGGTCTGGATGTTGAAACTGAACTTCGAAAATGGGCTGGTCGATCGTGGGAGGGCTCAAGAATCCTGAGGCTGATTGAGCGGTCGACGAGAGCTGCGATGCGGTGCTGGTATGTCGACAAACATGTCAAGGGCGTCAAGTCATCAGCTGGATACAGGCGGCCGCGGCCTCCTGCCAGCCTTTCGATTCCATCTGCGCCGACGGTGTTGCCGTTCCACACCTTTACTTGCCCGTTGACAGCCAAGGACATCCGGATGATTTCGCAGAGGAATGCGCTTAGAATATCGTGTTCGACGCTTCGCTCACCTTGGGTCCCAGCTACTGTATATGAACCACCGGAGCCACCAGCCCCTTATTTCAAGGTTGGCTATGTCTCGTCTGAtttcaacaaccaccccctggCCCATTTGATGCAATCTGTCTTTGGCTTTCACAATCCCAACAAGGTCAAGGCGTATTGCTATGCAACCACAGCCAGTGACAAGTCGATCCATCGCCAGCAGATTGAGCGTGAAGCGCCCGTCTTCCGTGATGTCAGCACGTGGCCATCAGACAGACTGGTCGAGCAGATTGTGGCTGATGGCATTCATATTCTGGTCAATCTCAATGGGTACACCCGCGGAGCACGCAATGAGATCTTTGCTGCGCGGCCTGCGCCGATCCAGATGTCGTTCATGGGCTTTGCTGGGACGTTGGGAGCCGAGTGGTGCGATTACCTCCTAGCTGATACGACGGCCATCCCTCCCTCGACACTTCGACCACACCGCAACAATTTAAACCTGGGAGATGTCTTCCGGGATGAGGCCTACACGGAAAGCGAGGACTGGATTTACTCGGAGAACATCATCTTTGCTCGGGACACGTTTTTCTGCTGCGATCACGCGCAATCAGCAGATGGCCACAATGAGAGGCATATGTCCTGGGAGGATgaccagaagaggaggtggaggatgcggaaGGAGTTGTTCCCCAAGTTACCCGATGATGCTATCATCCTGGGTAACTTCAACCAGTTGTACAAG ATCGACCCAACAACCTTCCGTACATGGCTCCGCATCCTGGCTTCCTGTCCCAAAGCCCACCTCTGGCTGCTACGATTCCCCGAGCTGGGCGAAACTCACCTCCGCCGCACAGCTAAAGACTGGGCTGGGGAAGCCGTCGCCTCTCGCATTCACTTCACAGACGTGGCACCAAAGCAACAGCATATCTCTCGCGCCCGAGTTTGCGATCTCTTTCTCGACACGCCCGAGTGCAACGCCCACACCACCGCGGCGGACATCCTTTGGTCTAGCACGCCATTGCTCACACTCCCACGATACGAATACAAGATGTGCTCCCGTATGGCGGCTTCCATCCTCAAGGGTGCGCTTCCAAagagcgaggaaggggagagagcAGCGAAGGAACTCATtgcggaggatgagaagcaATACGAAGAGTTTGcagtggggttggtgaataGGATGGGCTACCAGCTGGTCATGGGACAGGATGGGGAAGTCTacgggaggggagagggaagactggcggagatgaggaggttgcttTGGGAGAGCAAGTGGGGGTGCGCGCTGTTTGATACCAGGAGATGGGTGAGggacttggaggaggcaTATGGGCGGGCTTGGAGCGATTGGGTTAacggaaggggaggggacaTCTATCTTTGA
- the RPL12 gene encoding 60S ribosomal protein L12 (EggNog:ENOG503NU9E; COG:J; BUSCO:EOG092651LN): MPPKVDPNEIKVITLRATGGEVGASSALAPKIGPLGLSPKKVGEDIAKATGDWKGLRVTVKLTIQNRQAAVSVVPTASSLIIRALKEPPRDRKKEKNIKHNKSITLDEVIEIARTMKFKSFSKSLEGCVKEILGTAFSVGCQVDGKSPKAISDAIANGEIDIPEE, translated from the exons ATGC CTCCCAAGGTCGACCCCAACGAGATCAAGGTGAT CACCCTCCGTGCCAccggtggtgaggtcggTGCCTCTTCGGCTCTTGCCCCCAAGATCGGTCCTCTTGGTCTTTCGCCCAAGAAGGTCGGTGAAGATATCGCGAAGGCTACTGGCGACTGG AAGGGTCTCCGTGTGACCGTCAAGCTCACCATCCAGAACCGTCAAGCCGCCGTTTCCGTCGTCCCTACCGCCTCTTCCCTCATCATCCGCGCCCTCAAGGAGCCCCCCCGTGAccgcaagaaggagaagaacaTCAAGCACAACAAGTCCATCACCCTCGATGAGGTTATCGAGATTGCGAGGACGATGAAGTTCAAGTCCTTCTCCAAGTCCCTCGAGGGCTGCGTTAAGGAGATCCTCGGCACTGCTTTCAGCGTTGGCTGCCAGGTTGACGGCAAGAGCCCCAAGGCCATCAGCGACGCTATCGCCAACGGCGAGATTGACA ttcCGGAGGAATAA